In Bacteroidota bacterium, a single window of DNA contains:
- a CDS encoding putative porin, producing the protein MLSGNKYITFLFIISSTLFSSLYASHFTDENKKPLFITQDTIPQKSIKKDTIKPWKIKEDTIQSISAIQDSINLIGTIKDSLVAAPLDTLNPNKLKTQDSIPIIRDSFLVEYFTARIDSFALGKIHRLDTSLSGIQNYDPTYQAGSYYANLGNVGLPAKNLRFKPQISEGFNYRYSPLDIHTYTNENVKYYRLFRPFTELYYVSGPKKENNLRVIHSQNISRGLNVGINFKFINAPGLYEHQRSDNKNLYVTARYSTRNGRYGFIANYIHDKLIIEENGGLVNDSAFTFSLEVNRKLIAVNLQQAKNTLKKGSIYLNQYFNIGRAPYITTDTLGQKSRHQGLPLGQLSHTLSIERKSFIFEDTKDQSAYYNKFDEILNPTNAFDSTRILRIENQVKWSNLGYEIQPEDKPIYVYFGIKQLHTEVYDTIARQSFNNMIPKAGISTFLFKSFRLNVDGFYVLGDHNDGNYSLQANIRQFIGNKDRNYGLLNLRAEIAKQSPSWFYNLYHGNYLRWETDFSAEKYLILQADYSYKGITAGINYQKIDNYIFMDKTAHPKQTEITQSIFTATLDVKKRLGDFSMDAHLIYQKPKSDSLLRVPEFHGSISFYYTRSLFQNATTVQPGIEIFYNTAYFADAYMPATRSFHLQNMNRIGNAFYADLYLNFTIKNTLLFFKYQHFNAAVTGYNYFLVPHYPMPDYAIKFGVIWKFID; encoded by the coding sequence ATGTTATCCGGAAATAAATATATCACTTTTTTATTCATAATATCCTCTACCCTATTTTCATCACTCTATGCCTCACATTTTACAGATGAAAATAAAAAACCGTTATTTATCACACAGGATACAATTCCACAGAAATCTATAAAAAAAGATACAATTAAGCCTTGGAAAATAAAAGAAGATACCATCCAATCTATTTCCGCAATTCAGGATAGCATAAATTTAATAGGAACAATTAAGGATTCGTTAGTTGCAGCTCCACTCGATACGCTTAATCCAAACAAATTAAAAACCCAGGATAGTATCCCAATAATCCGTGATTCCTTTTTGGTAGAATACTTTACCGCCCGAATTGATAGTTTTGCACTTGGTAAAATTCACCGCCTCGACACAAGCCTATCTGGAATTCAAAATTACGATCCGACATACCAGGCGGGGAGTTATTATGCAAATCTTGGGAATGTTGGTCTCCCTGCTAAAAATCTACGATTTAAACCACAGATAAGTGAAGGTTTTAATTACAGATACAGCCCATTGGATATCCATACATATACCAACGAAAATGTGAAATATTATCGACTTTTCAGACCTTTTACTGAACTCTATTATGTGTCCGGACCTAAAAAAGAAAACAATTTAAGGGTAATACATTCTCAAAATATTAGTCGTGGTTTAAATGTGGGTATTAATTTTAAATTCATTAATGCGCCCGGCTTATATGAGCACCAGCGGTCTGATAATAAAAATCTGTACGTTACTGCAAGATATTCTACCCGAAATGGGCGTTATGGGTTTATAGCCAACTATATTCACGATAAATTAATAATTGAAGAGAACGGTGGCCTTGTAAATGATAGTGCTTTTACATTTAGTCTTGAAGTCAACCGTAAACTAATTGCTGTAAATCTTCAACAAGCAAAAAATACGCTTAAAAAAGGTAGTATTTACTTAAATCAGTATTTCAATATAGGCAGGGCACCTTATATTACAACTGATACTCTTGGGCAGAAATCCAGACACCAAGGATTACCACTCGGGCAACTTAGTCATACCTTATCTATCGAGCGAAAGTCATTTATTTTTGAAGACACGAAGGATCAAAGTGCATATTATAATAAATTCGATGAGATCCTGAATCCTACAAATGCATTCGACTCAACGCGAATACTTAGGATTGAGAATCAAGTAAAATGGTCGAATCTGGGATATGAAATTCAACCCGAAGACAAACCAATATATGTGTATTTTGGTATTAAACAGCTTCACACAGAAGTGTATGATACAATTGCCAGGCAATCATTTAATAATATGATACCTAAAGCCGGAATTTCAACCTTTTTATTTAAAAGTTTCAGGTTAAATGTGGATGGGTTTTATGTATTGGGAGATCACAACGATGGCAACTATTCTCTGCAAGCCAATATTCGACAATTTATTGGGAATAAAGATAGAAATTATGGATTATTAAACCTACGTGCAGAAATAGCAAAACAAAGCCCTTCATGGTTTTACAATCTTTATCATGGAAATTATTTACGTTGGGAAACAGATTTTTCTGCAGAAAAGTACCTGATATTACAGGCCGATTATTCTTATAAAGGGATCACAGCCGGCATCAACTATCAAAAGATTGATAATTACATTTTTATGGATAAAACGGCACATCCAAAACAAACAGAAATCACCCAATCCATATTCACTGCAACTCTTGATGTAAAGAAGAGATTGGGTGACTTTAGTATGGATGCACATTTGATTTATCAAAAGCCCAAGAGTGATAGTTTACTTCGTGTACCTGAATTCCATGGAAGTATTTCTTTTTATTATACAAGGTCCTTATTTCAAAATGCCACTACCGTTCAACCCGGAATTGAAATCTTCTATAACACGGCTTATTTTGCCGATGCTTATATGCCCGCGACTAGAAGTTTCCATCTTCAGAACATGAACAGGATAGGGAATGCGTTTTATGCTGATTTGTATTTAAATTTCACCATTAAAAACACGCTGCTTTTCTTTAAATACCAACATTTCAACGCTGCAGTCACAGGGTATAATTATTTTCTGGTACCACATTATCCCATGCCCGATTATGCAATCAAGTTTGGGGTGATTTGGAAATTTATTGATTAG